The proteins below come from a single Parageobacillus thermoglucosidasius genomic window:
- a CDS encoding acyltransferase — translation MRRTTKYPVSGANSLWQIYQTVSFWKVLKNVIVIQIGRYTPFLAVKNWLYRTFLRMKIGEKTALAFMVMPDIMFPEKIQIGRNCVIGYNTTILAHEYLIDEYRLGDVVIGDEVMIGANSTVLPGVVIGDRAVVAAGTVVHKDVPAGAFVAGNPMRIIYTKEEMERRKGH, via the coding sequence GTGAGACGGACGACGAAATATCCGGTATCCGGTGCCAATTCGTTATGGCAAATTTATCAAACCGTGTCGTTTTGGAAAGTGCTCAAAAACGTGATCGTCATTCAAATCGGCCGCTATACGCCATTTTTAGCGGTGAAAAACTGGCTGTACCGCACGTTTTTGCGCATGAAAATTGGGGAAAAAACGGCGCTTGCTTTTATGGTCATGCCGGATATTATGTTTCCGGAGAAGATCCAAATCGGCCGCAATTGTGTGATTGGCTACAATACGACGATTTTGGCGCATGAATATTTAATTGATGAATACCGTCTCGGTGATGTCGTTATCGGCGACGAAGTGATGATCGGCGCCAATTCGACCGTGCTTCCCGGCGTCGTCATTGGCGACCGCGCCGTTGTTGCCGCCGGCACGGTCGTTCATAAAGATGTTCCGGCGGGAGCGTTTGTCGCCGGCAACCCGATGCGCATTATTTACACGAAAGAAGAGATGGAACGGAGAAAAGGGCATTGA
- the ppaX gene encoding pyrophosphatase PpaX, with protein sequence MKIRTVLFDLDGTLIDTNELIIQSFLHTLEKYYPGKYTREDILPFIGPPLSETFNALDPSRAQEMIDTYRAFNHAQHDALIREFDTVYETIETLHKNGVRLGVVTTKIHQTAVMGLKKTRLEPFFDCVIGLDDVQHAKPDPEPIYKALDLLQSTPDEALMVGDNYHDILAGKNAGTKTAGVAWAIKGREYLQQYKPDFMLEKMSDLLAIVGVENA encoded by the coding sequence ATGAAGATTCGTACCGTATTATTTGACCTTGATGGAACGTTAATCGATACAAATGAATTAATTATTCAATCGTTTTTGCATACGCTGGAAAAATATTATCCGGGAAAATATACGCGCGAGGACATCTTGCCGTTTATTGGCCCCCCGCTTAGTGAAACATTCAACGCGTTAGATCCGTCGCGCGCGCAAGAAATGATTGATACATATCGCGCTTTCAATCATGCGCAGCACGACGCGCTCATCCGCGAATTTGATACAGTGTATGAAACGATTGAAACGCTCCATAAAAATGGGGTCCGCCTTGGCGTTGTGACGACAAAAATTCATCAAACGGCAGTGATGGGATTAAAGAAAACGAGACTAGAACCGTTTTTTGACTGCGTCATCGGGCTTGATGACGTCCAGCATGCAAAGCCGGATCCGGAGCCGATTTATAAAGCGCTGGATTTGCTGCAATCAACACCGGATGAAGCGTTAATGGTTGGCGACAATTATCACGATATTTTGGCGGGAAAAAACGCCGGCACGAAAACGGCTGGGGTGGCATGGGCGATTAAAGGCCGAGAGTACTTGCAGCAATATAAGCCGGATTTTATGCTGGAAAAAATGAGCGATCTATTGGCGATTGTAGGAGTGGAAAATGCGTGA
- a CDS encoding nucleoside recognition domain-containing protein, which yields MVGILRRGFAVGLQTTWTLGKVIFPITLIVSVLQHTPVLQWIVQLVAPLMKWIGLPGDAAIPLVLGNLLNLYAAIGAILTLDLTVKEVLILAVMLSFSHNLLIESTVASRTGMSIALMVAVRLSLAIIAALLIHHLWQGGSEAAQYGFVSNSPEQLAGWGAILLAGVKKACLGIVQLAAIVIPLMIGIQILKELEWIHVFSRWMAPLTKMLGMKENTSLTLAAGLVFGLAYGAGVMIQAVKEDGVSKRDLTLAFIFLVSCHAVIEDTLVFVPLGIPVWPLLVIRLATAMLLTMLISFIWNGGKEAKRKEATL from the coding sequence ATGGTTGGGATATTACGGCGGGGGTTTGCCGTTGGATTGCAAACAACATGGACGCTTGGAAAAGTGATTTTTCCTATCACGCTCATTGTATCCGTTTTGCAACATACTCCTGTATTGCAATGGATCGTTCAGCTTGTCGCACCGTTAATGAAGTGGATCGGGCTTCCAGGAGACGCGGCAATTCCGCTTGTGCTCGGCAACTTATTAAACTTGTATGCGGCAATTGGCGCGATTTTAACGTTGGATTTAACGGTAAAAGAAGTGCTGATTTTAGCTGTCATGCTTTCGTTTTCCCACAATCTGCTTATCGAGTCGACTGTTGCCTCAAGAACGGGAATGAGCATTGCGTTAATGGTCGCCGTCCGCCTCAGTCTGGCAATCATTGCTGCGCTATTGATTCATCATCTTTGGCAAGGAGGAAGTGAGGCGGCGCAATATGGCTTTGTTTCCAACTCTCCAGAGCAGCTGGCGGGCTGGGGGGCTATTTTGCTTGCCGGGGTGAAAAAAGCGTGCCTTGGGATCGTGCAGCTGGCGGCGATCGTGATTCCGCTGATGATTGGAATTCAAATATTGAAAGAGTTAGAATGGATTCATGTTTTTTCACGCTGGATGGCGCCGTTGACAAAAATGCTCGGCATGAAAGAAAACACTTCATTGACATTGGCGGCTGGGCTCGTGTTTGGTCTGGCATACGGTGCAGGCGTGATGATTCAGGCGGTCAAAGAAGACGGGGTATCGAAGCGTGATTTGACGCTGGCGTTTATTTTTCTCGTATCTTGCCACGCGGTTATCGAAGACACGCTTGTGTTTGTGCCGCTTGGCATTCCTGTGTGGCCGCTGCTTGTCATCCGTTTGGCGACCGCCATGTTATTAACGATGCTTATCAGCTTTATTTGGAACGGCGGAAAGGAAGCAAAAAGGAAGGAAGCGACATTATGA
- the lgt gene encoding prolipoprotein diacylglyceryl transferase encodes MDATIQPLDRVFLHLGPITIYWYGVIIGAGVLIGLWLATREGERRGLPKETFVDLVMFAVPVAILCARAYYVIFEWSYYSKHLSEIPKIWEGGLAIHGGLLGAVATGIVFAKAKGLSFWKLADIAAPSIILGQAIGRWGNFMNQEAHGGPVTREFLESLHLPDFIINQMYINGQYYHPTFLYESLWNVAGFLLLLWLRRVNLRRGELFLSYLIWYSAGRFYIEGMRTDSLMLTSHLRMAQVVSVMLIILSVCLWVYRRKKGLAKERYSD; translated from the coding sequence ATGGATGCGACGATTCAACCGCTTGACCGTGTTTTTTTGCATCTCGGTCCGATCACGATTTATTGGTATGGCGTCATTATCGGAGCGGGCGTGTTGATCGGGCTGTGGCTGGCGACGAGGGAGGGGGAGCGGCGCGGGCTCCCCAAAGAAACGTTTGTTGACCTTGTTATGTTCGCGGTGCCGGTCGCCATTTTATGCGCGCGCGCCTATTATGTGATTTTTGAATGGAGTTATTATTCGAAACATCTATCGGAAATCCCGAAAATTTGGGAAGGCGGTCTCGCGATTCACGGCGGATTGCTCGGCGCGGTCGCGACAGGAATCGTCTTTGCGAAAGCGAAGGGGCTTTCATTCTGGAAGCTCGCGGACATTGCGGCGCCAAGCATTATTTTAGGGCAGGCGATCGGGCGCTGGGGCAATTTTATGAATCAGGAAGCGCACGGCGGGCCGGTAACGAGGGAATTTTTGGAAAGTTTGCATTTGCCGGATTTTATCATTAATCAAATGTATATTAACGGCCAATATTACCACCCGACGTTTTTATACGAGTCGCTTTGGAATGTTGCCGGTTTTTTGCTGCTGTTGTGGCTGCGGCGCGTCAATCTGCGGCGCGGCGAATTGTTTCTCAGCTATTTAATTTGGTATTCGGCCGGGCGGTTTTACATTGAAGGGATGCGCACCGATAGTTTGATGTTGACAAGTCATCTTCGCATGGCGCAAGTTGTTTCCGTTATGCTTATTATACTTTCGGTATGTTTATGGGTATATCGAAGAAAGAAAGGGTTGGCAAAAGAGCGGTATAGCGATTAG
- the hprK gene encoding HPr(Ser) kinase/phosphatase, with amino-acid sequence MPKVRTKDIIEKFQLELVSGAEGIYRPITTSDLSRPGIEMAGYFAYYPAERIQLLGRTELSFYETLSPEEKKIRMERLCTDITPGIIVSRGLEVPPELIEASERQSVPVMRSTMKTTRLSSRLTNYLESKLAPTTAVHGVLVDVYGVGVLITGKSGVGKSETALELVKRGHRLVADDCVEIRQEDEGMLVGSAPELIEHLLEIRGLGIINMMTLFGAGAVRTHKRISLVIDLELWDPNKQYDRLGLEEEKVKILDTELPKLTIPVRPGRNLAVIVEVAAMNFRLKRMGVNAAEEFSARLTDAIEDGEHDYE; translated from the coding sequence ATGCCGAAAGTGCGCACAAAAGATATTATCGAAAAGTTCCAGCTGGAATTGGTGAGCGGTGCGGAAGGAATTTACCGACCGATAACAACGAGCGACTTATCCCGCCCTGGCATTGAAATGGCGGGCTATTTCGCGTATTATCCGGCCGAGCGGATTCAGCTGTTAGGCAGAACGGAGCTTTCGTTTTATGAAACATTGAGCCCGGAAGAGAAAAAAATCAGAATGGAGCGGCTTTGTACCGATATTACTCCAGGGATTATCGTATCGCGCGGGCTGGAAGTTCCGCCGGAATTGATCGAAGCTTCCGAGCGACAATCGGTGCCGGTGATGCGCTCAACGATGAAAACGACACGCCTTTCAAGCCGCTTGACAAACTATTTGGAAAGTAAATTGGCGCCGACAACAGCGGTTCACGGTGTGCTGGTCGATGTCTACGGCGTCGGAGTATTAATCACTGGCAAGAGCGGAGTTGGCAAAAGCGAAACAGCGCTTGAATTAGTCAAACGCGGTCACCGGCTCGTCGCAGATGACTGTGTTGAAATTCGCCAAGAAGATGAAGGGATGCTCGTTGGCAGTGCGCCAGAGTTGATTGAGCATTTACTGGAAATCCGCGGGTTAGGCATTATTAATATGATGACATTGTTTGGCGCTGGAGCGGTGCGGACGCATAAGCGCATTTCATTAGTGATCGATTTGGAACTTTGGGATCCGAATAAACAATACGATCGCCTCGGATTGGAAGAAGAAAAAGTTAAAATTCTTGATACAGAATTGCCGAAATTAACGATACCGGTGCGGCCGGGGCGAAATCTGGCGGTGATTGTCGAAGTGGCCGCGATGAATTTCCGCTTGAAGCGAATGGGGGTTAACGCGGCGGAGGAGTTTTCCGCGCGCCTGACCGATGCGATTGAAGATGGGGAGCATGATTACGAATAA
- a CDS encoding phage holin family protein has translation MINWLIGVFVNTVLLMAIDGYFDSIQFSGIGAAFIASMILSILNIVVRPVLILLTLPVTILTLGLFLFVINAITLLMTAALMGNAFEIDGFGTALLASIVLSFFHLLVQKAIIEPLLQK, from the coding sequence ATGATTAATTGGTTGATTGGCGTATTTGTGAACACGGTTTTATTGATGGCGATTGACGGGTATTTTGATTCCATTCAATTTAGCGGCATCGGCGCCGCTTTTATTGCGAGCATGATTTTATCCATTTTAAACATTGTCGTGCGCCCTGTTTTAATTTTACTGACATTGCCTGTGACGATTTTGACGCTCGGATTATTTTTGTTCGTCATTAACGCGATTACTTTGCTGATGACGGCGGCGTTAATGGGCAACGCCTTTGAAATTGACGGATTCGGCACGGCGCTCCTCGCTTCAATTGTTCTTTCCTTTTTCCATTTGCTCGTGCAAAAAGCGATCATTGAGCCATTGCTGCAAAAATAA
- a CDS encoding DUF4097 family beta strand repeat-containing protein has protein sequence MEEKKRILKMVQDGKLTVEEALTLLEKLDEQKSATGLLDWHHVSGSHANGKQHSVKMDSLKEKLVDFFDATVKKVKEFDFPFANSVEVRHVFQQNDVALQEIDVHIANGNIKVVPWEQADVRVECEAKVYRFESPDAARRSFIEETSFFVQNGRFRFSVTKPFIKTNATIYVPQAHYQDAHFRLFNGDIEMERLHANKLHVKNVNGSITLQHLFAEEAELETANGSIILERGAVEEVEAETIHGEIKLEGNYRYVRLRTFSGGIAYATEREDGVITGKTVTGNIALRLPRNICLEGEIRTNLGGLICQHANVSPVEEKQETAQKLLRFACENPSKPPFHVYADSKAGSVSLQMMEEGA, from the coding sequence ATGGAAGAGAAAAAACGCATATTAAAAATGGTGCAGGACGGAAAACTAACAGTAGAAGAGGCGCTAACGCTGCTGGAAAAGCTAGATGAACAAAAAAGCGCCACCGGCTTGCTTGATTGGCATCATGTGTCCGGGTCGCATGCGAATGGAAAACAGCATTCCGTAAAAATGGATTCGCTGAAAGAGAAATTGGTTGATTTTTTTGATGCAACCGTTAAAAAAGTGAAAGAATTTGATTTTCCATTTGCCAATTCAGTGGAAGTGAGACATGTTTTTCAACAAAACGATGTTGCTTTGCAAGAAATCGATGTGCATATTGCGAACGGGAATATTAAAGTAGTACCATGGGAACAAGCGGACGTTCGCGTCGAATGTGAAGCGAAAGTTTACCGTTTTGAATCACCGGACGCGGCGCGGCGGTCCTTTATAGAAGAGACGTCGTTTTTCGTGCAAAACGGGCGCTTCCGCTTTTCTGTCACGAAACCGTTTATAAAAACAAATGCGACGATTTATGTCCCGCAAGCACACTATCAAGATGCACATTTCCGCTTGTTTAACGGGGATATCGAGATGGAGCGCCTGCACGCAAACAAGCTGCATGTGAAAAACGTGAACGGCTCGATCACGCTTCAACATCTTTTCGCGGAAGAAGCGGAATTGGAAACGGCAAATGGGTCGATCATCCTTGAGCGCGGCGCAGTAGAGGAAGTGGAAGCGGAGACGATCCATGGGGAAATCAAACTGGAGGGAAATTACCGTTACGTGCGGCTGCGGACGTTTAGCGGCGGGATTGCGTATGCAACGGAAAGAGAAGATGGGGTCATTACCGGAAAAACCGTCACAGGAAATATTGCATTGCGGCTTCCCCGCAATATATGTTTGGAAGGAGAAATCAGAACGAACCTCGGCGGCTTGATCTGCCAGCACGCGAACGTGTCGCCTGTGGAGGAAAAGCAAGAGACTGCGCAAAAATTACTCCGTTTTGCATGTGAAAACCCTTCTAAACCGCCGTTTCATGTATACGCGGATTCGAAAGCGGGCTCCGTTTCTCTGCAGATGATGGAAGAAGGGGCATAA
- a CDS encoding DUF4870 domain-containing protein, which produces MNSNKVLASLCYFSVLFAGFIFPVIVYFVADDQEVKKHAKKAFLSHCIPAATIAIFIILGVTMGAMHQYSDISFLVGGGLVWIGFAIAGIVNLVIVVWNIVQGIRVLK; this is translated from the coding sequence GTGAATTCCAACAAAGTGCTCGCGTCATTATGTTATTTCAGCGTTCTTTTTGCCGGATTTATTTTTCCGGTGATCGTTTATTTTGTTGCCGATGATCAAGAAGTGAAAAAACATGCGAAAAAAGCGTTTCTGTCCCATTGCATTCCGGCTGCCACGATCGCAATTTTTATTATTCTTGGCGTTACGATGGGGGCTATGCATCAATACAGCGATATTTCTTTTTTAGTTGGAGGCGGGCTTGTATGGATCGGTTTTGCCATCGCGGGAATCGTTAACTTGGTCATTGTAGTTTGGAATATTGTGCAAGGAATTCGGGTATTAAAATAA